The Symphalangus syndactylus isolate Jambi chromosome 8, NHGRI_mSymSyn1-v2.1_pri, whole genome shotgun sequence genome includes a window with the following:
- the CCL20 gene encoding C-C motif chemokine 20 isoform X1, with translation MCCTKSLLLAALMSVLLLLLCSESEAASNFDCCLRYTDRILHPKFIVGFTRQLANEGCDIDAVIFHTKKNLSVCANPKKTWVKFIVRLLSKKVKNM, from the exons ATGTGCTGTACCAAGAGTTTGCTCCTGGCTGCTTTGATGTCAGTGCTGCTACTCCTCCTCTGCAGCGAATCAGAAG caGCAAGCAACTTTGACTGCTGTCTTCGATACACAGACCGTATCCTTCATCCTAAATTTATTGTGGGCTTCACACGGCAGCTGGCCAATGAAGGCTGTGACATTGATGCTGTCAT cTTTCACACAAAGAAAAACTTGTCTGTGTGCGCAAATCCAAAAAAGACCTGGGTGAAATTTATTGTGCGTCTCCTCAG cAAAAAAGTCAAGAACATGTAA
- the CCL20 gene encoding C-C motif chemokine 20 isoform X2 translates to MCCTKSLLLAALMSVLLLLLCSESEASNFDCCLRYTDRILHPKFIVGFTRQLANEGCDIDAVIFHTKKNLSVCANPKKTWVKFIVRLLSKKVKNM, encoded by the exons ATGTGCTGTACCAAGAGTTTGCTCCTGGCTGCTTTGATGTCAGTGCTGCTACTCCTCCTCTGCAGCGAATCAGAAG CAAGCAACTTTGACTGCTGTCTTCGATACACAGACCGTATCCTTCATCCTAAATTTATTGTGGGCTTCACACGGCAGCTGGCCAATGAAGGCTGTGACATTGATGCTGTCAT cTTTCACACAAAGAAAAACTTGTCTGTGTGCGCAAATCCAAAAAAGACCTGGGTGAAATTTATTGTGCGTCTCCTCAG cAAAAAAGTCAAGAACATGTAA